A window from Hoeflea sp. IMCC20628 encodes these proteins:
- a CDS encoding M48 family metalloprotease codes for MLPIAMAVLGGVLVLSGCQTLGVDVYEPSVSPSNSPQTAEKAGASDPRTRIGANEHPRIIASYGGEFRDAKTERLVARIVGALTLVSENPSQAYRITVLNSPAVNAFALPGGYLYVTRGLLALANDASEVAAVLSHEMAHVTANHGLERQRREKEVEIAGQVAEELFANSIAGRQAVARNKLSLAAFSRNQELQADVIGVRMLGEAGYDPYAAPRFLESMNANQRFGAIDPGADVSLDFLASHPNPPQRIDLARSHARAFGQEGVGNRGRDYYLDGIDGLLFGDSPNEGYVRGTEFLHPVLGVRFSVPEGFRIDNTAEAVVATGPNDLAIRFDGVTDNSRRSLEQYMASGWVTGLDANSIRETRINGLPAVTARASADEWDFDITVIRLKDRIYRFLTAAPRNSADLDATAAVVRASFKKMSARDIKALQPLRVRIVTIKQGDTVTSLAGQMRGVERKVELFMLLNAIAQGANLTPGEKVKIITDQ; via the coding sequence ATGCTCCCGATCGCCATGGCGGTTTTGGGTGGCGTTTTGGTGCTGTCCGGCTGTCAGACACTGGGTGTCGATGTCTATGAGCCAAGCGTCAGCCCTTCGAATTCACCGCAAACCGCCGAAAAAGCCGGCGCATCCGATCCACGCACGCGGATCGGCGCAAATGAGCACCCGCGCATCATCGCAAGTTATGGTGGTGAATTTCGTGACGCCAAGACCGAACGGCTGGTGGCCCGCATCGTCGGCGCCCTGACGCTGGTCTCGGAAAATCCGAGCCAAGCCTATCGCATCACAGTGCTCAATTCGCCTGCGGTCAACGCCTTTGCCTTGCCCGGTGGCTATCTCTATGTGACCCGCGGCCTGTTGGCGCTGGCCAATGACGCCTCCGAGGTTGCCGCGGTTCTGTCGCATGAAATGGCGCACGTCACCGCCAATCACGGTCTTGAACGGCAGCGCCGCGAGAAAGAGGTCGAGATTGCCGGCCAGGTGGCGGAGGAACTGTTTGCCAATTCCATCGCCGGACGCCAGGCGGTCGCGCGCAACAAATTGTCGCTCGCGGCATTCTCCCGCAACCAGGAGCTTCAGGCCGACGTGATCGGTGTCCGGATGCTGGGTGAAGCCGGCTATGACCCCTATGCCGCGCCGCGGTTCCTCGAATCGATGAATGCCAACCAGCGCTTTGGCGCGATCGATCCCGGCGCGGATGTCAGCCTCGACTTCCTTGCAAGTCACCCCAATCCGCCGCAGCGGATCGACCTCGCCAGAAGTCATGCCCGGGCGTTCGGGCAGGAGGGTGTCGGAAACCGCGGCCGCGACTATTATCTCGACGGCATCGACGGCTTGCTGTTTGGCGACAGTCCCAATGAAGGATATGTCCGCGGCACCGAATTTCTTCATCCGGTGCTGGGCGTCCGCTTTTCGGTGCCTGAGGGCTTCCGGATAGACAACACTGCCGAAGCAGTGGTCGCAACCGGCCCGAATGACCTGGCGATCCGCTTTGACGGGGTGACGGACAATAGCCGCCGGTCGTTGGAACAGTACATGGCAAGCGGCTGGGTCACCGGACTCGACGCCAACTCGATCCGGGAAACCCGCATCAACGGCCTGCCCGCGGTAACAGCCCGGGCCAGCGCCGACGAATGGGACTTCGACATCACCGTCATTCGCCTGAAAGACCGGATTTACCGGTTTCTGACTGCCGCGCCACGCAACAGCGCCGACCTTGACGCCACTGCGGCGGTCGTTCGGGCCAGTTTCAAGAAAATGTCGGCGCGTGACATCAAGGCGCTTCAGCCCCTGCGCGTCCGTATCGTCACCATCAAACAGGGCGACACGGTCACCTCATTGGCGGGACAGATGAGGGGCGTTGAACGCAAGGTCGAGCTGTTCATGTTGCTCAACGCCATCGCACAGGGGGCGAACCTCACCCCAGGCGAGAAGGTCAAGATCATCACTGACCAGTAA